The sequence below is a genomic window from Micromonospora aurantiaca ATCC 27029.
ATCGTGCTCGCGCGCACCGGCTCGGTCAGCCGGTTCGCCTCCTCAGCACACTTCGCGTCCTTCGCCGGCGTCGCCCCGATCGAAGTCTCCTCCGGCGACGTCGTTCGCCACCGACTCTCCCGGGCAGGGGACCGGCAACTCAACCGTGCTCTGCACGTCATCGCCATCACCCAAATCCGCGGCGACACCGCAGGCAGGGCTTACTACCAGCGCAAACGACAAGCCGGCAAAAGCCACCGAGAAGCACTACGCTGCTTGAAGCGCCGCCTCGCGGACGTGGTCTATCGAACCCTGCTCCACGACGCCAACACCTCCTTCGGGACTCCCTCTTGACACAGAGAGGCGCCGAAGAGATCACTATTTGACCCCACGGGTGCCGTGGGCCAAAGCCCCTTCCCCGAGAAGTGAGCAGCGTGGGCATCCGCGTGCGGAGAGTCGGGGTACCGTCGATGTGGTGGCGGCCGGCTGATTCGCTTGGCCTCTTGAGCTTGGGAGCGGCGCTATGGCCCCGTCCGTCGATCCGCGCTTTGGGGTAGCTCTGCGTGAGTTTCGGGAGCGGCGTGGCCTGTCGCTTCGGTCTCTCGGGCAACTCGCTCATCGGAGTAAGAGCCATCTGCACGAGTTGGAGGCAGGGCTCAAGGCTCCGACGGTCGACACAGCGCGCCACCTGGACCGGATTCTCGACGCCGGGGGAGTGCTTGCTCGGCTGGTCGATGCGCCGATCGACCATGCGGCCGAGGCCGGCGAGTTGCGAGCGAGAGTCGCCGCCAGTGATGTCAGCAACGACATGCTCGAACGGATCGAGCAGGGCGTTGACGACCTCGCCAGCTCCTATCCGACGATGGCACCGGCGGATCTGTTGCCGTTGGTGCGGCGGCACCTCTCCTATGTGGTGCGGCTGCTCGACGGACGGGTAACGCTTGCTCAACAGCGTCGGCTGTTGGTTGCCGGCGGTTGGTTGGCGGTGCTGCGGGCCACGGTTCACATCGACCTGCGGCAGCGGAATGCTGCGGCTGCTCATCTGCGAGCTGCTCGTGACCTTGCTGAACATGCTGAGCATCCCGAAATTCAGGCGTGGTGTCTGGAGACGCGGGCTTGGGACGTGTTGACACAAGGTGACTACCGTTCAGCACTCGATCTTTCCCAGCAAGCTCAACGGGTTGCACCTCAGGGCAGCTCTGCCAGGATTCAGGCGACTGCTCAGGAGGCCCGTGCATGGGCTCGCATCGGAGACGTTGCTGCCACCCGACGAACGCTGGACCGGGTAGAGCGATCGGCGGCGAATCTTCCCGTTCCCGAGCGAGCCGAGCATCACTATCGCTACGACCCTGCCAAGGCCGCCGCCTACACGGCCACGACTTTGGCGTGGGCCGGTGACCCGGGCGCCGAGCAGGTGGCTCGGGCCGTAGTGGCCGATCTGGATCCGCACGGCGATGGGGGAGCGCGGCCACGCCGGTCGGCATCGGCGCGTCTCGACCTCGGACTTGCCCTTGTCGCCGCCGGTCAGCCGGACGAAGCGGTTGCGCTCGGGGCGCAGGCCGTGGCATCCGGGCGAGTGGTGCCGTCGAACTGGTGGCGAGCCGCGGAACTGCTGGCCAAGGTCGAGGATCTCGGAGTGCCCGAGGCCGCGATGTTCCGTGAACTGTGCATCGAGTATGCGCCGAGCCGACGATCAACAGCGGACAGCACACCTGGTTAGCGGACAGTAACCTTCTGGATCGTAGACGCGCGCGGCGCGACGCTGGACCTCACTGAACCGGGCGCGGATCGAGGCACATCAGTAGGTGCCCCTTCGTGCTCTCATCACGGAGGGCCAGAAGATGACGGTGCCTATCGGGCTCCTGCGGCGACTCGTAGGCCGGCACCTCCCGTCGATTCCGACGGCGTACGGCGTCGGGCAGCGCATCCAGATGATGGAGCAGGACATCGCCCGGCGGCGGTTGCTGGACCAGGCGCGAGGCGGGCAACAGGCCCCGGCGGGCGCCGGGGACACATCGATGTCGCGAGAGCGGCGCGTCTCGTACGACGACTACCTTTCTGCCACCGCGCTGACTCTTGCTCGCAGGCATCGGCCGGTGTGGTCGTGGCGGCTCTGGCACCGTATCTGCCGCTGCGGAGCCGACCTCCCGTGCCGCGTCCGGCATCGGATTCCGATCAATCGTGGCCACTGGCCACAGGAGGGCGAGCAGTGATCGGCGGGCAGGAACAGGCGATCGTCGCGGTTCATGTACGAGGGCTCGACGGCATGTGTGTCGGGTGCCGGGCGTGGTGGGCGCGGCTCACGCCGTACCCGTGCTGGCAGGTGGAGTGGGCGACGAGCCGGCAGGCGCGGGCGATCACCGCGCGGTTCCTGGAGAGCGCGTGGTGACCACCCACGGCCCGGTCATGCCGGTCTGGAGCTGCGGTGGCTGCGACCTGCCATGGCCGTGCCCGACCCGCAAGCGCGAGCTGCGCGCGGAGTTCATGGATGCGCCGGTGTCGCTGGCTCTCTACCTTGGTGCCTACCTCGTCCAGGCCACCGAGGACATGCCCTGGACGTCGGCCGGCGTGCTGCACCGTCGCTTCCTCGGCTGGACCAGGGAAACCGGCCACCTCATGCCGGTAGTACAGCAGCGAAGTACAGCAACCGTGCCAGCCGAACCAGGCCGAGCAGCACACCAACAGGGCGCCTGACCTCGTATCGAGCCTGATCCGACCGGCTCGCCGACAGTCCACACCGAAGAGGTCACTCGGGAGGCGGCCTTTCTGCTTGCTGCCTTCGGCGGGGTCAGACGGCTCCAAATGGAGTTGCCGCACGCTTCCGCGTCATGGGTGGTTGAGGTGGGATGCCATCCCGCCAGCCACCGACCCAGGCAAGCCGAGCAGACCATGGCCCAGGTGTGGGTCGGCGGCAGACAGCGACACGTAGCGACGCGTGATTGCGGAGCACGGGACACGGTCAGGCGGCGGACGCAGCCGGAACTGTCCATGATCCCGGCGTCTAGGGTGGAACAGATGATGGGCACTGCTTGGTGGTAGCGAACCCTGCGGCGGTGAGAGTCTTGTTCGATGATTGGCAACGCGGCTGGGCCTCTTGGAGTGGCCAGCGCCGTAAAGTCAGGAACCGTAACTCCTACCGCTTACTCGTGCTTTCCTGGCGGAGCAACTTGCTCGCGCTTGCTCTTGGCGCACTGATTCAGTTTCTGTCGATCAAGAACATCGTTGGTAACACCACGTGAGTTCCCCCCGCTTTGATGGAGCGGTGGTTACCTGCTGCCGGCTGGCGCAGGGGTGGCGATAGGTGGCTCGGATGGTTGCGTCTGGCGGGTGTGCCAGGCGGTCTCGTACTCGTTCGGGCTGAGGTAGTCCAGTTCCTTCTGGATGCGGCGGGTGTTGTACCAGCCGTCGATGTAGGCGAAGATCGCGTTCTCGGCCTCGTCGCGGGTCCGCCAGCTCGTGCGGTAGACGAGTTCGATCTTCAACGTCGACCAGAAGTTCTCCATCAGCGCGTTGTCGTAGGAGTCGCCGACGGATCCCATCGAGGGCAGGATCCCGTTGTCCTGTAAGCGTTCCGCGAAGCGAAACGACGTGTAGTTCGACCCGCGATCTGAGTGGTGGATCAACTGGCCGTCGCGGACGTCGCGCGACCAGATGCCGTATTCGAGGGCGGCGAGGATCAGGTCGGTGTCGCAGCGGTCGGAGGTCTTCCACCCAACGATCCGGCGGGAGAACGCATCGCGGACCGCAGCCAACCAGAACACGCCCTCACCGCAGGGGATGCGGGTGGCGTCGGCGACCCAGAGCCGGTTCGGCCCGTCGGCGGTGAACTGCCGGTTGACCAGATCCGGCGCCGGCGTGTGCCGGGGATCCTGCTTCGTGGAGCCGCCGCGCCAGCCTCGACGCAGGAACGCGCCCTGCCAGCCCTGCTGCGCCATCAACCGCTCGACCCGCTTACGGCCCACGCGGATGCCGTCACGGCGTAGCTGCCGGTGGACCCGGTCAGCGCCGTAGGTGCGCCCCGATGTCTCCCAGATCTCGTGGATGTTGGAGACCAGACCCAGGTCGACCACGTCGCGGTCGCAGGGCTGCTCGACCTGCTTCACCCACGCGTAGTAGGTCGAGGCGCCGATGTTGAGGACCCGTAGCAGGAGCGCGACCGCGAACTGGTCACGGTGTTCGTGGATGAACCTCATGACCGTCGCCGGGTCGGGTCGAGCTCCGCCGCGAAATACGCGCTCGCGGCCTTCAGGATCTCGTTCGCCCGCCGCAACTCGGCGACCTCCCTGCGCAGCCGGCGGTTCTCCTCCGCCATCTCGCTGGTCGGCCGGTCGTGACGCTCGTCGGCGTCGGCCTCGGCTTGGCGGATCCAGTTCCGCAACGCCTCGTGATGCACACCAAGCTGCTCGGCCAGGCGCCGGATCACCGGCTTCGGATCCGACTCGCGGTACAAACGCACAGCGCGCTGACGTAGCTCATCGGGGTACTTCTTCGGTGCTGCCACGGACAACTTCCTCCCCACGGCCATCAGACCATGATCAAGAAGCTCCATGAAAGCGGGGGTAGCTCAACGGGACTGGTTCTAGCTCTTCCGTTTGTTGTGGTATTTCTCGTGTCTGCACTCGTGGCTGTCGTGGCGCTAGCAATTGAGGCCGCCCATTTCTCGCAGACCCCACTTGGGCGAGGGCCAATCCAGCGTCAAGCTCGGTTTGGCACCATGTTTTTGTGGATCTAGTAACGCTTCGTGTGCTTCCACGTAGAAGTTCAGGCGCTGGGTGACTTACTGAGTGACGACCGTGCCGTGCATACTCGGACTTGTCGGATCGTTCGTGCAGGTGATCGCTCCCGCAGCCGCAGGCCACCGCAGTGTGGTTTTCCTTCGGAGCGAAGAGATCAGCGCAGCTCGAACGTGAACCGCTCCTCGTGGACAGCCTCTTGGTCCTCGGCCTCCACGGCTCGCAGGAGGCCACAGATCCTTTCGAATCGCTCCGCTCCGAGACTCTTCTCGCTGGCCTGCCAGTCAGTCCAGACCACGGCGACCGGGCGGGGAACATCCCTGCTCAGTCGGTCCCACAGAGCATCCAGGTTCGCACCGTAGTACGGCCCGAAGTCGAGAGCACGGGCCAGGAACTGGTGAAGGTCGGCTTCGGTTCGCACCTTGCGGCCGTCGATTTCCAAGAGCACGTGTCCTCACCCGTCCCTGCTGGCAGCTACGCCACCGACGCGCGTCTCGTCTGGGCCAGGCCCGTGCCCGATCCATGCCCGACACAGCGGTCAACACGGGGCGACAGGGTCACGTGAGCTGCCCGACGATCAACGTTCGGTAGCGATCTCCCTGATGCTGCAGCTAGCCACCGTATAGATCAACCCGATTCCCAGGCTGACCGTGCGACATGCGGCCGATGACCGCTCGCCGCTCCGTGCCGTCGCTGGGTGCGACCTGTACGCCGGATTACGGGTGACTGCTCTACTAGTGGGGTGCGTGGCCGCCTTTTCTACCTGACGATGGTGGCTGGGGGCGTGGTGGCGGCCGCGGTCGGACTCATGGTCGCTCTGGGTTACGTAGAGCAGCCAGGGCCCTTCAACGAGGCGTTGTTGGGGGCGATCGGCGGCGGGATGACGGGGGCGGGTTTCCGGCGCTGGAGGAAGTACCGCTCGCCGGGCCTGGGGCACACCCGGGGCACAAGACGGCGTGAAGCCTCGGCGACCAGCGACCAATGATGTGAGGCCGCGACGTGGCGCGGCCAGCGCGTCGTGCAAGCCAGCGCAGGTGAAGTGGACGCACGTCTAGGTTGGAGCCAACACGAGGGCTCCAGGCAGCGTGCCGGTGTGTTCGGGGTTATGCGTACGCACGTAGGTCGGTAGCGTTGGTGCCACGGCGGCCCCGCGGCCGGTGGCGCATCCCGCGCTATGAGGAGGTTCGGGATGGAATCCTTGCCGGAGTTGACCTTTGGGCAGCGGC
It includes:
- a CDS encoding barstar family protein, which encodes MLLEIDGRKVRTEADLHQFLARALDFGPYYGANLDALWDRLSRDVPRPVAVVWTDWQASEKSLGAERFERICGLLRAVEAEDQEAVHEERFTFELR
- a CDS encoding helix-turn-helix domain-containing protein yields the protein MAPSVDPRFGVALREFRERRGLSLRSLGQLAHRSKSHLHELEAGLKAPTVDTARHLDRILDAGGVLARLVDAPIDHAAEAGELRARVAASDVSNDMLERIEQGVDDLASSYPTMAPADLLPLVRRHLSYVVRLLDGRVTLAQQRRLLVAGGWLAVLRATVHIDLRQRNAAAAHLRAARDLAEHAEHPEIQAWCLETRAWDVLTQGDYRSALDLSQQAQRVAPQGSSARIQATAQEARAWARIGDVAATRRTLDRVERSAANLPVPERAEHHYRYDPAKAAAYTATTLAWAGDPGAEQVARAVVADLDPHGDGGARPRRSASARLDLGLALVAAGQPDEAVALGAQAVASGRVVPSNWWRAAELLAKVEDLGVPEAAMFRELCIEYAPSRRSTADSTPG
- a CDS encoding IS3 family transposase, which produces MRFIHEHRDQFAVALLLRVLNIGASTYYAWVKQVEQPCDRDVVDLGLVSNIHEIWETSGRTYGADRVHRQLRRDGIRVGRKRVERLMAQQGWQGAFLRRGWRGGSTKQDPRHTPAPDLVNRQFTADGPNRLWVADATRIPCGEGVFWLAAVRDAFSRRIVGWKTSDRCDTDLILAALEYGIWSRDVRDGQLIHHSDRGSNYTSFRFAERLQDNGILPSMGSVGDSYDNALMENFWSTLKIELVYRTSWRTRDEAENAIFAYIDGWYNTRRIQKELDYLSPNEYETAWHTRQTQPSEPPIATPAPAGSR
- a CDS encoding transposase: MELLDHGLMAVGRKLSVAAPKKYPDELRQRAVRLYRESDPKPVIRRLAEQLGVHHEALRNWIRQAEADADERHDRPTSEMAEENRRLRREVAELRRANEILKAASAYFAAELDPTRRRS